The window GAGTTCGAAGAAGCCACTAATCTGCTAGCTGAGACACCAGATGTGGCCACTAGCAGAAGTGACCAGCTGACCTCAAAGGGGCATGTAGCTGTGGCTGTGGGCTCAGGTGGCAGCTATGGATCTGAGGACGAGGTTGAGGAGAGTGACAAGGCTGTGGTGAGTCCAAGTCCCTCTGCCCTACCTCTGTCCAGCCCCTGGTTGATCCAGGCTGGAAGGGCGGGCACTGAAAGCCCACATTGTGCAGCTTCTACAGGAGGATAAGCAGCAGCTGGGATTCTGGACTTTTGGCTACTATCAGAGCTTCTTTGATGTGGACACCTCACAGGTCAGGTCCGGGAAGCTAGTGGGATGGGGCAGGGAGTCATGCCTGTGGTTCAGTTACTATGCACTGAGCACCAGGCCATGGACAGGTTGCTGGAGATACACATATGGGAAAACAAGAGCTTCTAGCcatagccggttggctcagtggtagagtgttggcctggagtgtggaagtcccgggtttgattcccggccagggcacacagaagcacccatctgcttctccacacttccccttctcctttctctccatctctcccttcctctcctgcagccaaggctccattggagcaaagttggtctgggcgctgaggatggctccatggcctctgcctcaggcgttagaatggctcaggttgcaacagagtatcaccccctagggcagcggttctcaacctgtgggtcacgaccccggcgggggtcgaacgaccaaaacacgggtcgcctaaagccatcagaaaatatatatttattatacaatacatttttaaattaaatatgtatttctgcatatttattatacaatatatttttaaattaaatatgtatttctgcatatttattatacaatacatttttaaataaaacatgtatttctgcatatttattatacaatacatttttaaataaaatatgtatttctgtatatttattatacaatacatttttaaataaaatatgtatttctgatggctttaggcgacccctgtgttttggtcgttcgaaccccgccggggtcgcgacccacaggttgagaaccgctgccctagggggcatgctgggtggatccctgttgggcgtatgcgggagtctgtctctctgcctccccacttctcgctacagaaaaatacaaaaacaaaacaagagcttCTACTTAGGCTAGCAGAGGTAACTGTGATGTGCTATAAAAATTATGTGATGAGTGGTGCTTAGGGAATGCAGGAGACACATGATATGGTGAGTTAGACAAGAATCTCCTGTAGGTAGTAAGGCATTTTCTTAAGAAGGAAAACTTAGTTGAGCAGAGTGGAAGAAAGCATAAGTATGTTCCAGGCACAGGGATCATTATATGCAAAAGATCAGAGATGAGAGAAGGCAGCAACTATCACAGAAGCTACCTGTCACTCAGTCTGGTTGGAGTGTGAGAGGTGGGGGATAGACTGGAAGAGGCCAGATCACAAAGTGCCTTGTGAAGTATGTTAAAAGGGTTTGGGTTTTATCCTGAGGATGCTGGGGAAGTCATGGAAGAGTATAGAACAGGAGAGGAGTGGAATGAGCACATATGCAACATGAAAGTGGATTGGAggccccaggccaggccaggagATGATAAATCAGGGCAACAGAGTAGAGGACCTATTGGAGAGAGATGCAGGAAGGAGAATGCCCAGGCCTTGCTGACTGTCCATATTGGGGTTGGGGAAGACCACAAGGGCAGCATTCCAGGGCACCCTACAAAGAGGAAGATAGCAGGCCCTATCAGAATGCTGGGTCACTGGTATTTTAAGGTGAGGCTGGCCATGGGAAGGGGCTCCAGGCCATGGGAACAGCCCATCAAAATCTCAGAGGGAAGTGCTGATTCCTTTCAAGTAGTGTGGATAGAGGAGGTGCAAGGGCAGCAAAGATGCCTTGAAGGTTAGGGTGGCAGGTTGGCCTCAGGAGGTGGTGAGGAGCCACAGCAGGCTTCCATCTTGAGCCCAGCCTTGCCCACAGGTCCTGGACCGGATTAAAGGTTCTCTGCTGCCCCGGCCTGGCTACAGCTTTGTACGACACTATCTGCAGAATCGCCCGGACCTATATGGTGAGTGAGGTGCTTTCAGCTCATTCAGTTATTCAGTCAGCAAATGTGGACTGTGTGCCTGACCCTAGAGTACAGCTTAGAAGAAAGTGGCGTCCTTCATGTAGAGCATGAAACTTACACTGTtcaaagagacagagacatagaAGATTGCAGAGGGTTGGAGAGAATCTAGTTTGCATGGGTTGGTCAGGGAAGACCCCTCTGAGGAGGGTGAGGGAATGAACCTTGTTGGTGTCAGGGTTGGGGCAGGAACTAGGGGAAGAACATTCCAGAAGGGGCATAAGCCCTGTGGCAGAAACACACCTGAACTGTAGGGAAGCATTATCATTGGAACAGAATAAACTGCCAGGCCACCACCTAGGTGGCAGGTCACACAGAACTACTAAGGTTTGGTGAGAAGGGAGCTTACTTAAATGTTTTTACATGCCCTCTGGCCTCTGTGGGGCATGAGGGCAGAAGCTGGGAGACCAGGGAAGAGGTGGCTACTGTAGTCCATGTGTGGGGGGCTAGGGGGGCCTGGCCCAGGAAGAGAGGAGTGGTTTGATTCTGGCCTATGTCTTGAGGGGTACAGCTGACAGGATTGCTGACCCACTAGATAAGGGGTTGAGAAGACAGGAGCTGAGGAGGGCACCAAGATTTTTGCCTGGATATGAGAAGCATGGAGTTGCTATTTATCAGTGGGAAAAGCTGGGTAGGATGAGGGGAGTGAGTGTGGtagggtggagagggaggtgcGCACATGGAAACGTTGAATATAAGTTCGAGGTTTAGGGTAGAGGCCTGAACTTAAGACATTTGGGAGTTGTTGGCCTAGAGGTGgcacaaaaccctgaggttgaacAAGATCATTCAAGGAATGAACAGAGGTGGGCCGAGGGCTGGGTCTGGCCGGCTCCCCATCATTAAAGGTCATGGAGTCAAAGAGGTTAAGGAATTCCCAGTGACATGAGACAGAAGCCAAGAGTATGGAGAGCATTCCCAGAGGGAGAGGGAATCAGCTACATCAAAGGCTGCTGAAAGGCCAATGAGGACTGAGGTAGCGCTGGATTCAACCACCAGGTTGCTATGGGTGTAAGCTGGACTGATGGAGTGGGGTGGAGGCAGCTCATAACTTGGAAAAGCTGGGAGAAAACAGGGCAAATCACTTATCCTGGGAGCTCTGTCTTGGATCCTGACTACATCCCACTCACAGGCCCCTTCTGGATCTGTGCCACACTGGCCTTTGTCCTGGCCATTACTGGCAACCTGACAATGGTGCTGGCCCAGAGGAGGGACTCCTCCATCCACTACAGCCCCCAGTTCCACAAGGGTAAGCAAAGTAGGCAAGGCCcaacacctggggggggggggggggctagaggtTCCACAAGGCCCCGGGGTGATTGCCTACCTTGCCCCCTAGTGACTGTGGCTGGCATCACCATCTACTGCTACGCCTGGCTGGTGCCACTGGCATTGTGGGCCTTCCTGCAGTGGCGCAAGAGCGTCCGAGAGCGCATGGGGCTTTATACCTTCTTGGAGATGGTGTGCGTCTATGGCTACTCTCTCTTCATCTTCATTCCCACTGTGGTGAGTGCAGTCTCAGAGAGTGGGGGCATCATGTGCCATGGAAAAACCTGGTAGCCATCTGCCTACATTGCCCCCAGGTCCTGTGGCTGATCCCTGTCCCATGGCTTCAGTGGTTCTTTGGGGCACTGGCTCTGGCCCTGTCAGCTGCTGGCCTGGTGTTCACCTTCTGGCCCATTGTCCGCGAGGACACCAGGTTGGTGGCCTCTGTGCTGCTGTCTGCTGTTGTGCTACTCCATACGCTCCTGGCAATGGGCTGTAAGGTACGGGTCTGGGTGGTCACAGCTGGACCTTGGAGTGGGGGGTCAGTTTGTTGAATCTGGCTAACCCCAGGGGTCTGGgttcagttttactttttccagcCACTGCCTCCAGAACACATGGCACCTCTACCCCAGGCCATATCTGTGTCCCCAAACAGACTCCTGACACCCACCCCACCAAGACCCACAGCAACCTAAGGCCTGAGCCTACAGGTAAGGAATTGTTTCTAACTGTGGCTGAGGtgcttccagcctcttccctgTAAGGTGAGAAGTCACAGAGCCACTGGCAGGACTCTCTCTTTCAGGTCCAACATGAAAGGACACCtctgcctgccctgccccccaGATGATGACTGAAGGTTCCTTTGATATCTCGAGGTTGCTCTGCTACTTTCCAGACTTTTCTTACAAAGCAAACACTTTTATTTCCTATGCAAAGGTGATTCAGAGAATTTATATAAAGGCGGGAGAAAGGGAGCTGAACAAGGAGCTTCCAGTGCAGCTGTTGCCCCATGAACCACCTGCTGGGACTCTTCTGTCCTGGGGCGAGGGGATCAAAGGAGCCGCTGCAGCCTCAGCTAGGCCTGCCCTTCCTGGTGTGCTCAGCTAACAGGGCCTTGAGCCTCTCCTCTGCTCCACCACATCCGTCTCTATTCGAAATGGGGGAGCAGAAGTAGAAGAAAACTGCCTGTGCCGAAacacatttccttatttttttttttcttttttgagggaaAGATCCCTGCAAGGCTCCTTTCCAGGCTGGGAAGGGACCAAAATGCCATAATAATAGGGACTGGAGCATCTACAAATACTGAGGGCACAGGTCTAATGTTAGCTACAAGGAAAAAGGATGCCTTCCATGACAGATCCTTGAGGTTTCTCTGCCCCCAGTAGCTAACAGTGatcctcctcccctccaggcCATAGGCCTGCTGTTCTAGCTCTTGGcaagggtggggaaggaggatCAGGACAGCAGCAAGAGGGAGGAGCCAGATGGAGGGCCTTCCTGACAGCTGGGGTAGGTTGTACATTCAAGTGTGAGGTGAACCCTTTTGTGGGAGGGAGCCATGAGGCTGCACAGACCTGGCCCCACCCTGTCCTGAAGACCTAACAGGGCCACCCCTCACCATTGAGCCTCTGAGTTCAGGATAGGGGCTGCTGGCTCGGCCCTGCCGGCCTCGTTTCTCAGAGGGTCTGTGGATTGACACTGgttctttttgtaaaaaaataaaattaaaaaaagcagcaTGTCACACCCATTGTGACCAAGGCCTGGTAGTTGAAGGGAAGGCCCCATTTAGCTAGGACTGCCTTCTCACTGGAAACAGGCAAGGGGACAGGTGTTGGGGAACTGGGCAGGCCCACAGTTATTCCCTGCCACTTGCCCCTCAGGGCCTGCAACTGTCAGGCCTGGACACACCTGTTTCACCAGATGTTAAGCCCAGAGAAGACAGGAGTGGGGAACAGGGCTCCCATGACATGATCTTATGTAAAGTATGGCAGCGACACACTCGGCCAAGATGTGGGTGGGTAGTGGGGTGGGGGCGGCGGCAGCAATGTTGTATACAAAAGTGTCCAAGTTCCCATAGCAAAGAGGGCTGTGACTGGTATTTGGGCTTCTCCAGTACAGGGGTGAAAGCCGCCTGGGCGGAGGAGTGGGTGGGCAGGGTCTTCATTTGGTTTCCTGGTGCTATCAGTCCATTCCCCACTGGAGGGGCCTAGCTTCCGTAGTGCATGGTGTTGGTTGGGATGGACATGGGTGAGGCCATTGAGATGGCAGGGCCGCCCATGGTGAACTGGCTGTTGACTGCATAGTGAGCGCTGGAGCCACTGCCACTGCTGCCTTGGGTGCCGGAGGACCCTGTGGAATGGGGCATAGGCACTGAGGGCCAGCTCTGCCCCCTCACCCACCCAGCCCCACAGCAGAGTCAAGAGGTAGAGAAAGAGCATGCAAGAGGGCCAGTGGGTGGCCCAGCAGTTGGCATATTCACACCCATGGGACCCACTCCCTCTGTTACCTTGGACAATCCCTGTGCTCATTATGGAGCCCATCCGGGAGTGGGTGTGATTGACAATCCCTGTGTTGGCTGCGCagcaaagggaggaaggaagggagaggcgtCACCACCCCCGGCCAGCCCAGGGCCACGTTCTGCTCAAGGTGGGTGCTCCCACTCGCACTTTCACACCAGGGTACAGGGAGGGTGGGTGCAGCGGTGGCAGAGCGAGGCAGAAAGGAGTGGAGGAGCCTCAACCAGGAGCCCCAGGAAGATAACGTGATGCAGAAGGCCTAAGCACATGGGCTGTACTGGTCAGCaacccccccactccccacctccccagaCCCAGGGATACTCACCTAAAGGAATCAAGTTGTTGTGGCCAACGCTGGAGCCGCCGGCGATAACACTGCTCAGATCGTAAGCAGTCGGCATTCCTGTGTCCAGAGGAGGAGATGTCAGGTGTGGAGACAGTGTCCTCTGCAGTGTGCAAGGGGCTAGAACTGCCAGCCTTTCCCAGGGATTGCTGGTAGATGTGACCAGCCACCCGCCCAACTCACACAAGGGCCTGCTCACCAGCCACGGCCATCCCACTGCTGAGGTTGTAGGTGCTGCCCGTGTTCCACATGTTCTCTGAGGGGGATGTGTAGTGGGAGCCAGGCGGGGGTGAAGGCGTTGTGCCTGTGTATCTGCAGCAGAGATGGATCCAATGGGCAGGGCCCTGGGGCTGCAGGCCAGGAgggcgcccccctcccccccatgcaGGCAGATGGCCCATCCTACCTGAAGAAAGGGTTTTTCAGATCCAGGAGGTTACTGGATTTGGAGCCTGTCTGGTCTACCTGGGCCACAATACTGATGTCGTAGCTCTGTCTGTGAAGAGGGTAAGAGATAGCGGCCATGAGCTGCCTGGGTAGATGAACCCCTACCTCCCTTCAGGCTGGGGCAGTAGCTCGCACCTTTTGTTGGCAATAAGCAGACATGTTCCTGAGAGTGTGTCACCAGCCTTGGCAAACAGTGGTGACTGGAACAGGCACCGGACCTGGTACCAGTGGGTTAGGGGCTCTGTCGGGGCCGTGGACAGCCACACAGTCATTCTGTCAAGAAGGGACAGGCATGAACTTGACCAGGCTAGAGCTATCACCCTATGCACCTTGAGCTTCCCCCAGgtatctgtccctctgacaggTCCTTTGAAGCCCTGGAGCTAAGACAGGCTGGCTACCCAGGTAGAGACAGTCACATGCCTACACAACAAGGAGACCACAATTATGGAGTACCCATTCACCCTAACGTGTCAAGAAATGGATGAGGACACTCAGAACAAGGTAGACACACTTCCCTCCCACAATGGTTTCTGGCTCGAGGCAAGTTCTCACTGTCTTTTGGAAGGGACAGGGGAACCTGGAGGGGTTGTCCTGCCCTCCCAGTGCCCAGCCAGCATCTGAACCAGCCAGGCCTCAGTAGCACGCTCTGCTCTGTTGCACTCACATGGAGCCAATGAAAGCGACGTCAAACCAGAATGCCAGACCGTGAACCAGCCCGGAATGCAGCATGTGGAATTTGAATGGGATTTCTATCCTGGAAGGCAAAGGGCAGTGGTTGCTGGGGAAAGCCAATCAGGGGCTgatcagagagaagaggggtggtCAGGTGCAGAGTCCCAGACCATGGCCTGCTTGCCTGCCCTGAGGCAGCAGAATGCCTGCAAAAGCCAGCAGTGGCCCAGGAGGAGGAGTGTGAGGGCCGGTACCTGTGCAAATCCCCTTCTTTGGCTTCTAAGAAGTTCACTGTGTACTTGACAGACTTGGCCATCAGGATCCGGATATCAAATGTGTCCTGGGAGAGACCACAGAGGTAACCTGACTTCAACTCGGGCCAGTGAGATAGGGGAgagccctgcctccctccctgagtCTAGCCATGGTTTCTAGGCCATTCAGGTCAAACCAGTTTGCCCTTTTCAGACATGCTGGGGAAAGGTAAACTGGTACACCATATAAGACAATTGGATGACAGCTCTCAAAATGAAAAGTGTTCATATGCAgtaaaaattt is drawn from Saccopteryx leptura isolate mSacLep1 chromosome 1, mSacLep1_pri_phased_curated, whole genome shotgun sequence and contains these coding sequences:
- the YIPF2 gene encoding protein YIPF2 isoform X2; amino-acid sequence: MAAADELAFHEFEEATNLLAETPDVATSRSDQLTSKGHVAVAVGSGGSYGSEDEVEESDKAVVLDRIKGSLLPRPGYSFVRHYLQNRPDLYGPFWICATLAFVLAITGNLTMVLAQRRDSSIHYSPQFHKVTVAGITIYCYAWLVPLALWAFLQWRKSVRERMGLYTFLEMVCVYGYSLFIFIPTVVLWLIPVPWLQWFFGALALALSAAGLVFTFWPIVREDTRLVASVLLSAVVLLHTLLAMGCKFYFFQPLPPEHMAPLPQAISVSPNRLLTPTPPRPTAT
- the YIPF2 gene encoding protein YIPF2 isoform X1; translation: MAAADELAFHEFEEATNLLAETPDVATSRSDQLTSKGHVAVAVGSGGSYGSEDEVEESDKAVLLQEDKQQLGFWTFGYYQSFFDVDTSQVLDRIKGSLLPRPGYSFVRHYLQNRPDLYGPFWICATLAFVLAITGNLTMVLAQRRDSSIHYSPQFHKVTVAGITIYCYAWLVPLALWAFLQWRKSVRERMGLYTFLEMVCVYGYSLFIFIPTVVLWLIPVPWLQWFFGALALALSAAGLVFTFWPIVREDTRLVASVLLSAVVLLHTLLAMGCKFYFFQPLPPEHMAPLPQAISVSPNRLLTPTPPRPTAT
- the CARM1 gene encoding histone-arginine methyltransferase CARM1 isoform X1; protein product: MAAAAAAAGPGAGVVGPTVPGVAGPCAAVSVFSGARLLTIGDANGEIQRHAEQQALRLEVRAGPDAAGIALYSHEDICVFKCSVSRETECSRVGKQSFIITLGCNSVLIQFATPNDFCSFYNILKTCRGHTLERSVFSERTEESSAVQYFQFYGYLSQQQNMMQDYVRTGTYQRAILQNHTDFKDKIVLDVGCGSGILSFFAAQAGARKIYAVEASTMAQHAEVLVKSNNLTDRIVVIPGKVEEVSLPEQVDIIISEPMGYMLFNERMLESYLHAKKYLRPGGNMFPTIGDVHLAPFTDEQLYMEQFTKANFWYQPSFHGVDLSALRGAAVDEYFRQPVVDTFDIRILMAKSVKYTVNFLEAKEGDLHRIEIPFKFHMLHSGLVHGLAFWFDVAFIGSIMTVWLSTAPTEPLTHWYQVRCLFQSPLFAKAGDTLSGTCLLIANKRQSYDISIVAQVDQTGSKSSNLLDLKNPFFRYTGTTPSPPPGSHYTSPSENMWNTGSTYNLSSGMAVAGEQALVNADCLRSEQCYRRRLQRWPQQLDSFSQHRDCQSHPLPDGLHNEHRDCPRVLRHPRQQWQWLQRSLCSQQPVHHGRPCHLNGLTHVHPNQHHALRKLGPSSGEWTDSTRKPNEDPAHPLLRPGGFHPCTGEAQIPVTALFAMGTWTLLYTTLLPPPPPHYPPTSWPSVSLPYFT